The following proteins are co-located in the Brevibacillus laterosporus DSM 25 genome:
- a CDS encoding GntR family transcriptional regulator has translation MRKLADLLGISTTPVEQAYQQLVSEGFVVSKPKQGYYVQSLSEIYVQRVMGYKKFLKAGLTHLNYKSKAKKNWFS, from the coding sequence ATACGAAAACTAGCTGATTTACTTGGTATTAGTACCACGCCTGTAGAACAAGCCTACCAGCAGCTTGTCTCAGAGGGTTTTGTTGTTAGCAAACCAAAACAAGGCTATTACGTACAATCATTATCTGAGATATATGTTCAAAGGGTAATGGGCTATAAAAAGTTTCTAAAGGCGGGTTTGACTCATCTAAATTACAAGTCAAAAGCGAAGAAGAATTGGTTCAGCTAG